In Besnoitia besnoiti strain Bb-Ger1 chromosome I, whole genome shotgun sequence, the genomic window AAATCACACGAGTTCAAGGTTGAGCGTTTCTTCGCAAGACAAAAGACCGAAAGAAAGGCACGTAGCAACGAGCATTCACGCGTCCAGCGGAGAATGCCGTGCCGAGGACGTCAAAGAACGCAAGCTTCCTGGCTGGCTCGATCGTCAAAGGTAAACTTGACGGTGGTTTTCAAAATATACCTGAGTGGCGGTTCTTCGCATACGCTGGGCTAATTATAAAAAGTCCCTTGAGCTTGGTAAGTATCCGACTAAACGCGGATGCATCCAGCGCGCCTGAGCATCCCAaatatatacctatatatatatatatatatatatataattgAGTACACAAACGCTGGATGCCTACTGGACGCACCGGCCACGAAATTCCGGTGAACGTACACCGAGACGCTTCTAAAGTTCAGGATGCGGGGGGTGCTTGCGTTCAGCCGCGCAGCATCGGCGTTCAATTCCCCCGTCGGCTATTGTAACGCGACGCGTGCCGCGCTGCGTCTTTTTCGAGCTCCTCTTTGGTGAGGCTGAGAACGTGCGCGAGAGGGTACGCGAAGTGAAAGAGCCTCAGGCAACTCAAGACTTTGCCCTTCCTGCATCTCCTCCCCGACACCAGCCAGCATCTTGAGAAAGGTGACTACTCGCCGCTTCGGCCGTCTGGTGGGCCGAAGGTCGCGCCTATCCCCGCCTGTTTCCCGGTCGGTCCTCTAATCGATTCTCTTGCTTTCGGTGGGGGCGTCTACGTGGCTACGTGATCTTAAGCGCAGCACGACCTCCTCCAACGTTTTTTCGGCCTCGGACTCGTTCACACAGGTCAGCGCAGAAATCTCCCGCAGGAGGCGACTCAATTTCGACGCATTTTCCCTACTATTTCCCAGCGGGCGGGTCTCAACCCACACGTCCTCCAGGGTGCCCTTTTCCTTCGCGGCAACttggcctccgccgctggcaTCGACTCGCCCTTCTTTGCGGCTTTCGTCGAGCCTGTCTAGCTCCAACTCGACTCTCCCCACTCGCTTTCGGCCTCTTTCTGTCTCAGTTTCTGCGTCGGCTTTGCcgcacgcgtcgcctctctcctgcggctgcggcattCGGGCTGTGGCATGTGGGGTCGCCACTGTGGCTCGCACGTCGACGCAGAAGGGTAGCCCCTccgttcgcctcgcgtcgttttctcgctctgGTGGGCACGCAGCATCTGCAGGGGGCATGCAGCACATCGCGGTCGGCATGCAGCCATTCGCGGGCGGCATGCCGCGGCTCCGCCCCTCTTCTAGGAGACCCTGAACTGCCTCGGAGAACGCGCGACCTGGGTTGCTCGCCCCGTCAAAAAGCTGCCTTCCAACGGCCGAGGCCGCaagcagagcgaggaggggaTCGTGCTTGCCAGGCAGCGACCCGCCACCCCCGCCGTCTGCTTCCACGTGGCGTAAGTGAAGGAAGGCGTCATGCGCGAGGCCGGTCTTGTCTCGAGTCAGCGCTGCAAAGAAGTCGCTGTCCCTCCCGGCTGCGCTGACGCGCAgtgcagacgaagcagacagcgcacgcagagccTGTCGCTGATCCAGGCCAAGTTCACCGGCCTCGCGTGAGTGACACCCGCTCTCAGGGTGAAGCTGCTGCATACCTGCGAGGGCGGGACTGGGATCTGAAACTCTCGTGAGATGCGACTCTATCGCCGCCGTCAGATGCCGCTGAGACTCCGTGGCCAGGGACGCATCAAGAAACGCGTGCGGGTACTTGAACGAGAGCCAACGATACAGGTCCAAAATCTGGTAAAGCTGCTCCAGTTGGCTCAGCCGCTCCTCCAGGTCTCGGAGGTCTGCGTCCCCGActtcctcgccgctggcggagcCGAGGGACGCCATCAACGACGCCTGAAAAGACGGCGACTCGCcacaggcgcgcagcagcgtcgAAGCCTCCAAGGTCTCTCGCACCTCTGTCTGCCCCGGAttcagcagcgacgcgccgccagtCTCCACCGCCTCCCCAGACCCGCGCGCACTCCTCGGGTCAGATGCAGCGTCTCCTACCCCGCCTCCTGTTTCGCGGTTCccttctgcgtgcgcagcgccgcaggccgcgtagccgcagaagcggagaTCCTGCGGAAGGGGCGCCACGCCGCACGAGCTGAGCAGCACGGCGAAGGTTCTCACTGCCCCGAGGACGAGTGGCGACAGCCCGGCGCCAAGGCCGGCGGCCAGTGCGAGTCCCTCGTCATCTACTCGTTTAAAAAAAATGCCTTGCTCAGCCTCCGCTATGAGCcacgcgtcctcctcctcgtcgggctccgcctgctcgcccgcctccgccgctgccgccgcaggatCCTCCTGATCCCCCTCGAGCTCTGAGCACCCAgtggcgccggctgcggcgggctcgcccgCGGGCTGCGGCCGTCGCTTTCGCGAGCTGTCCTTCAGAaaggcagccggcgccgccacaggaaggggggcgagcgcgaaCGTGAACCGCTGCTGACGCGAGAGCGGAATGTCTGACAGGGCATGCAGCACCGTAAGCATGCGGTTCAGTTTGTGCAGGGGAACGAAGAAATCGGCGTCGACCCTGACCAGGTCGCAGAACCTTGGaaaaacaagaaaaaacACCAGAGAAGGAGAACGGAGATAGCAGACACATAGACACCGGCAGCGGGTGCAGAAGGCGCCAGCGAACAGGCCCGG contains:
- a CDS encoding hypothetical protein (encoded by transcript BESB_009040), whose product is MPTASSLWLARLQLRALSRAERTTGGGAESNSMGIRGTDGLPQLKPAEAGRYAPVLALARLFLADKHADLLLLFQNLRRLADLRGPSRLFPSARQVPRHICAHVGPPNSGKTAGAVEALVNASTGCYLAPLRLLAWEVYVKLKKAGKRVALVTGQERHVCPDWTHLCCTVEIAPLDRRFTCAVLDEAQLLANSQRGDAWTNALLGMQADELHVCSEARAAPLVEKLATACADRFTIRRYERLSPLRVDDRPLARLEDLRTGDCLLCFTRVDVLRLKRKLEGLGFDVCAVYGHLPPSVKQRQARKFNAAVAEAVAAEAAAAEATGEAWMSQVSQGALKNPQGEGEAPAGLWPLGDERPADARALEAHSAAADASRESHSLLRVLRDLRPGSTSPSFLESTPTATPPPPSTGSRLLSPGDRARRRTVLISTDAVGMGLNLEIRRVVFWKMSKFSGSAKRPLTVAELRQLGGRAGRRGRLFGEEGGRVSCMEGEDFHRLTQAFDDSSPIPPLKQAALLPSVRQLLLFCDELKRSGLAGPRGIVGASPSSPSGFASAHLGKFYEEALQLFCDLVRVDADFFVPLHKLNRMLTVLHALSDIPLSRQQRFTFALAPLPVAAPAAFLKDSSRKRRPQPAGEPAAAGATGCSELEGDQEDPAAAAAEAGEQAEPDEEEDAWLIAEAEQGIFFKRVDDEGLALAAGLGAGLSPLVLGAVRTFAVLLSSCGVAPLPQDLRFCGYAACGAAHAEGNRETGGGVGDAASDPRSARGSGEAVETGGASLLNPGQTEVRETLEASTLLRACGESPSFQASLMASLGSASGEEVGDADLRDLEERLSQLEQLYQILDLYRWLSFKYPHAFLDASLATESQRHLTAAIESHLTRVSDPSPALAGMQQLHPESGCHSREAGELGLDQRQALRALSASSALRVSAAGRDSDFFAALTRDKTGLAHDAFLHLRHVEADGGGGGSLPGKHDPLLALLAASAVGRQLFDGASNPGRAFSEAVQGLLEEGRSRGMPPANGCMPTAMCCMPPADAACPPERENDARRTEGLPFCVDVRATVATPHATARMPQPQERGDACGKADAETETERGRKRVGRVELELDRLDESRKEGRVDASGGGQVAAKEKGTLEDVWVETRPLGNSRENASKLSRLLREISALTCVNESEAEKTLEEVVLRLRSRSHVDAPTESKRID